From a region of the Stenotrophomonas sp. BIO128-Bstrain genome:
- the rpsC gene encoding 30S ribosomal protein S3, whose product MGHKVHPIGIRLGISKDWNSKWYANKAEFAGYLAADLKVRDMLRKKLAQAGISKILIERPAKTARVTIHTARPGVVIGKRGEDIEKLRKEVSEMMGVPAHINVTEVRKPELDAQLVAESIAQQLERRIMFRRAMKRSVGNAMRLGALGIKVNVGGRLNGAEIARSEWYREGRVPLHTLRADIDYGFAEAKTTYGIIGIKVWIYKGEVFDFSQVGQEKQDDSPRNDRNDRGDRGDRPSRPAREAR is encoded by the coding sequence ATGGGTCATAAAGTTCATCCGATTGGTATCCGCCTCGGCATTTCCAAGGACTGGAACTCCAAGTGGTACGCCAACAAGGCCGAGTTCGCTGGTTATCTGGCAGCCGACCTGAAGGTGCGGGACATGCTGCGCAAGAAGCTTGCGCAGGCCGGCATCAGCAAGATCCTGATCGAGCGTCCGGCAAAGACCGCTCGCGTGACGATCCACACCGCCCGTCCGGGCGTGGTGATCGGCAAGCGCGGTGAGGACATCGAGAAGCTGCGCAAGGAAGTGAGCGAAATGATGGGCGTCCCGGCGCACATCAACGTCACCGAAGTGCGTAAACCCGAGCTGGACGCACAGCTGGTTGCCGAGTCGATCGCGCAGCAGCTGGAGCGTCGCATCATGTTCCGCCGCGCAATGAAGCGCTCGGTCGGCAACGCGATGCGCCTCGGTGCCCTGGGCATCAAGGTCAACGTCGGTGGCCGCTTGAACGGCGCGGAAATCGCCCGTTCGGAGTGGTACCGCGAAGGCCGCGTGCCGCTGCATACGCTGCGTGCCGACATCGACTATGGCTTCGCTGAAGCCAAGACGACCTACGGCATCATCGGCATCAAGGTCTGGATCTACAAGGGCGAAGTCTTCGATTTCTCCCAGGTTGGCCAGGAAAAGCAGGACGACTCCCCGCGCAACGATCGTAACGATCGCGGCGACCGCGGTGACCGTCCGTCGCGCCCGGCTCGTGAAGCGAGGTAA
- the rplV gene encoding 50S ribosomal protein L22: MEAKAILRSARISAQKARLVADQVRGLPAERAVNLLKFSDKKAAHLIKKVVESAIANAENNQGADVDELKVQTIMVDEGPTLKRFMARAKGRGTRILKRTSHITVVVGAGK; the protein is encoded by the coding sequence ATGGAAGCGAAAGCAATCCTGCGCTCCGCGCGCATCTCTGCGCAGAAAGCCCGCCTGGTCGCTGACCAGGTGCGTGGCCTGCCGGCCGAGCGTGCGGTCAACCTGCTGAAGTTCTCGGACAAGAAGGCTGCCCACCTGATCAAGAAGGTGGTGGAGTCGGCTATTGCAAACGCCGAGAACAACCAGGGCGCCGACGTCGACGAGCTGAAGGTACAGACCATCATGGTAGATGAAGGTCCGACCCTGAAGCGTTTCATGGCGCGGGCGAAAGGCCGCGGCACCCGCATCCTCAAGCGCACCAGCCACATCACTGTGGTTGTGGGCGCCGGCAAGTAA
- the rplO gene encoding 50S ribosomal protein L15, translating into MTMHLNELSPAPGARKERTRVGRGIGSGLGKTCGRGHKGSFARKGGGKIKAGFEGGQTPMQRRLPKVGFRSKIAKDTAEVLSYQLERLEAGEIDFAALRAAKLVPSTAKRAKIVMKGDLTKAFTLKGVAATASAKAAIEAAGGSVQE; encoded by the coding sequence ATGACCATGCATCTGAATGAATTGAGCCCGGCACCGGGCGCTCGTAAAGAGCGCACCCGCGTCGGTCGTGGTATCGGCTCCGGCCTGGGCAAGACCTGCGGCCGCGGCCACAAGGGTTCGTTCGCCCGTAAGGGTGGCGGCAAGATCAAGGCAGGCTTCGAAGGCGGTCAGACCCCCATGCAGCGTCGTCTGCCGAAGGTCGGTTTCCGTTCCAAGATCGCCAAGGACACCGCTGAAGTGCTGTCCTACCAGCTGGAACGCCTGGAAGCCGGCGAGATCGACTTTGCCGCGCTGCGCGCTGCCAAGCTGGTCCCGAGCACCGCCAAGCGTGCCAAGATCGTCATGAAGGGTGACCTGACCAAGGCCTTCACCCTGAAGGGCGTCGCTGCAACGGCCAGTGCCAAGGCCGCGATCGAAGCTGCCGGCGGCAGCGTACAGGAGTAA
- the rpsN gene encoding 30S ribosomal protein S14: MAKTSMVNRDLKRAKLAVKYAGKREELKKIISSTTASYDEKAEAVIKLQKLPRDSSPSRHRNRCELSGRPRGVYSKFGLGRNKLREATMRGDVPGLRKASW; encoded by the coding sequence ATGGCAAAGACCTCCATGGTCAACCGCGACCTCAAGCGTGCGAAGCTGGCCGTCAAGTACGCCGGCAAGCGTGAAGAGCTGAAGAAGATCATCTCCAGCACGACCGCGTCGTACGACGAAAAGGCCGAGGCCGTCATCAAGCTGCAGAAGCTGCCGCGCGACTCGTCGCCGAGCCGTCACCGCAACCGTTGCGAGCTCTCGGGCCGCCCGCGTGGCGTGTACAGCAAGTTCGGCCTGGGCCGTAACAAGCTGCGTGAAGCCACCATGCGTGGCGACGTGCCGGGCCTGCGCAAGGCCAGCTGGTAA
- the rpsQ gene encoding 30S ribosomal protein S17 produces MSDNNDSKTLRTVEGRVVSNKMDKTVTVLVERLVKHALYGKYIKRSTKLHAHDADNTCNEGDVVRVAEIAPMSKTKNWRVVEVITRAAE; encoded by the coding sequence ATGAGCGATAACAACGACAGCAAGACGCTGCGCACGGTCGAAGGCCGTGTCGTCAGCAACAAGATGGACAAGACGGTCACCGTGTTGGTGGAGCGCCTGGTCAAGCACGCCCTGTACGGCAAGTACATCAAGCGTTCGACCAAGCTGCACGCACACGACGCCGACAACACCTGCAACGAAGGTGATGTCGTGCGCGTGGCCGAGATTGCTCCGATGTCCAAGACCAAGAACTGGCGCGTGGTGGAAGTCATCACGCGTGCGGCTGAATAA
- the rpmD gene encoding 50S ribosomal protein L30, with translation MANETVKTVKVRLVAGLRGTQSRHRLSVRALGLNKLNDVRELKDSPQVRGLINKVHYLVKVEE, from the coding sequence ATGGCTAATGAAACCGTCAAGACCGTCAAGGTCCGCCTGGTGGCTGGCCTGCGTGGCACCCAGTCGCGTCACCGCCTGTCGGTGCGTGCCCTGGGCCTGAACAAGCTCAACGATGTGCGTGAACTGAAGGACAGCCCGCAGGTTCGCGGCCTGATCAACAAGGTCCACTACCTCGTCAAGGTTGAGGAATAA
- the rplR gene encoding 50S ribosomal protein L18 — protein sequence MNKNIARLRRAKSTRAHIRVLGVPRLSVLRTGQHLYAQVFTADGSKVLAAANTTQADVKEGLKNGKNSDAAAKVGKLVAERAKAAGIEKVAFDRSGYRYHGRIKALADAAREGGLQF from the coding sequence ATGAACAAGAACATCGCTCGTCTGCGTCGTGCCAAGTCGACCCGTGCCCACATCCGTGTGCTCGGCGTGCCGCGTCTGTCGGTGCTGCGCACCGGTCAGCACCTGTACGCCCAGGTCTTCACCGCCGACGGCTCCAAGGTGCTGGCAGCTGCCAACACCACCCAGGCCGACGTCAAGGAAGGCCTGAAGAACGGCAAGAACAGCGACGCCGCCGCCAAGGTTGGCAAGCTGGTCGCCGAGCGCGCCAAGGCTGCGGGCATCGAGAAGGTCGCTTTCGACCGCTCGGGCTACCGCTACCACGGCCGCATCAAGGCACTGGCTGATGCAGCCCGCGAAGGCGGCCTGCAGTTCTAA
- the rpsH gene encoding 30S ribosomal protein S8 — translation MSMTDPIADLLVRIKNAAAVGKQTVKAPSSKIKVAIAEVLKAEGYITDLRVTKIENNKAELEIVLKYFEGKPVIETLKRFSRSGLRQYRGKSELPKVLNGLGISIISTSKGIMTDAQARQLGVGGEVLCFVA, via the coding sequence ATGAGCATGACTGATCCCATCGCCGACCTGCTGGTACGCATCAAGAATGCGGCCGCGGTTGGCAAGCAGACGGTGAAAGCACCGTCGTCCAAGATCAAGGTGGCAATCGCAGAGGTGTTGAAGGCCGAAGGCTACATCACCGATCTGCGCGTGACCAAGATCGAGAACAACAAGGCCGAGCTTGAAATCGTCCTGAAGTATTTCGAAGGCAAGCCGGTCATCGAGACCCTGAAGCGCTTCTCGCGTTCGGGTCTGCGCCAGTACCGTGGCAAGTCCGAGCTGCCGAAGGTCCTCAACGGCCTGGGTATCTCCATCATCTCCACCTCCAAGGGCATCATGACTGATGCGCAGGCGCGCCAGTTGGGCGTCGGCGGCGAAGTCCTGTGCTTCGTGGCCTAA
- the rpsK gene encoding 30S ribosomal protein S11: MAKPVAKTKKKIKRVVTDGVAHVHASFNNTIVTITDRQGNALSWATSGGAGFRGSRKSTPFAAQVAAEKAGRAALDYGVKSLEVRIKGPGPGRESAVRSLNNVGYKITNIIDVTPIPHNGCRPPKKRRV, encoded by the coding sequence ATGGCTAAGCCCGTCGCTAAGACCAAGAAGAAGATCAAGCGCGTCGTCACTGACGGCGTCGCCCACGTCCATGCTTCTTTCAACAACACCATCGTGACCATCACCGACCGTCAGGGCAACGCTCTGTCGTGGGCGACCTCCGGTGGCGCTGGCTTCCGCGGTTCGCGTAAGTCCACCCCGTTCGCTGCCCAGGTGGCTGCCGAGAAGGCCGGCCGTGCCGCGCTCGACTACGGCGTCAAGTCCCTGGAAGTCCGCATCAAGGGCCCGGGTCCGGGTCGTGAGTCGGCCGTGCGCTCGCTGAACAACGTGGGCTACAAGATCACCAACATCATCGACGTGACGCCAATCCCGCACAACGGGTGCCGTCCGCCGAAGAAGCGTCGCGTCTAA
- the secY gene encoding preprotein translocase subunit SecY, whose amino-acid sequence MAQAGIGNLGGGLGKFTELRQRLLFVIGALIVYRIGCYVPVPGVNPDAMLALMQAQGGGIVDMFNMFSGGALHRFSIFALNVMPYISASIVMQLAVHIFPALKSMQKEGESGRRKITQYSRIGAVLLAVVQGGSIALALQNQVSPGGAPVVYAPGMGFVLTAIVALTAGTIFLMWVGEQVTERGIGNGVSLIIFAGIVAGLPGAVIHTVEAYRDGNMSFIALLLIVLVVLAFTYFVVFVERGQRRITVNYARRQGGRNAYMNQTSFLPLKLNMAGVIPAIFASSILAFPTTLAMWSGQASSATWLQKVANALGPGEPLHMIVFAALISGFAFFYTALVFNSQETADNLKKSGALIPGIRPGKATADYVDAVLTRLTAAGSLYLVIVCLLPEILRTQLGASFYFGGTSLLIVVVVVMDFIAQIQAHLMSHQYESLLKKANLKGGNRGGFARG is encoded by the coding sequence ATGGCGCAAGCTGGCATTGGTAACCTCGGCGGCGGGCTCGGCAAGTTCACGGAACTCCGCCAGCGCCTGCTGTTCGTCATCGGGGCATTGATCGTCTACCGCATCGGCTGTTATGTGCCGGTGCCTGGCGTCAATCCCGATGCCATGCTTGCGCTCATGCAGGCGCAGGGCGGCGGCATCGTGGACATGTTCAACATGTTCTCGGGCGGCGCCCTGCACCGTTTCAGCATTTTCGCGCTGAACGTGATGCCGTACATCTCGGCATCCATCGTGATGCAGCTGGCGGTCCACATCTTCCCGGCATTGAAATCGATGCAGAAGGAAGGTGAATCGGGTCGTCGCAAGATCACCCAATATTCCCGCATCGGCGCCGTGTTGCTGGCGGTGGTGCAGGGCGGCAGCATCGCGCTGGCGCTGCAGAACCAGGTCTCCCCGGGCGGTGCCCCGGTCGTCTACGCACCGGGCATGGGCTTCGTGCTCACCGCCATCGTCGCGCTGACCGCCGGTACCATCTTCCTGATGTGGGTCGGTGAGCAGGTCACCGAGCGCGGCATCGGCAACGGTGTCTCGCTGATCATCTTCGCCGGCATCGTGGCCGGCCTGCCGGGCGCGGTCATCCACACCGTGGAAGCCTACCGCGACGGCAACATGAGCTTCATCGCCCTGCTGCTGATCGTGCTGGTGGTGCTGGCCTTCACCTACTTCGTGGTGTTCGTCGAGCGGGGCCAACGCCGCATCACGGTGAACTACGCACGTCGCCAGGGTGGCCGCAACGCGTACATGAACCAGACCTCGTTCCTGCCGCTGAAGCTGAACATGGCGGGCGTGATCCCGGCCATCTTCGCCTCGAGCATCCTGGCGTTCCCGACGACGCTGGCGATGTGGTCCGGCCAGGCCAGCTCGGCCACGTGGCTGCAGAAGGTCGCCAACGCCCTCGGCCCGGGCGAGCCGCTGCACATGATCGTGTTCGCTGCGCTGATCAGTGGCTTTGCGTTCTTCTACACCGCGCTGGTGTTCAACTCGCAGGAAACCGCCGACAACCTGAAGAAGTCGGGCGCGCTGATTCCGGGCATCCGTCCGGGCAAGGCCACCGCCGACTACGTGGATGCCGTGCTGACCCGCCTGACGGCTGCCGGTTCGCTGTACCTGGTGATCGTCTGCCTGCTGCCGGAAATCCTGCGCACCCAGCTGGGCGCCTCGTTCTACTTCGGCGGCACCTCGCTGCTGATCGTGGTGGTGGTGGTGATGGACTTCATCGCCCAGATCCAGGCGCACCTGATGTCGCACCAGTATGAGAGCCTGTTGAAGAAGGCCAACCTGAAGGGCGGCAACCGCGGCGGTTTTGCCCGCGGCTGA
- the rpsD gene encoding 30S ribosomal protein S4, with product MARYIGPTCKLARREGADLSLKSPARALDSKCKLEQKPGQHGATARKGKLSDYATQLREKQKVKRIYGLLERQFRNYYKKASTKKGNTGENLLQLLETRLDNVVYRMGFAVTRPAARQLVSHRGVTVNGKSVNLASYQVKAGDAVALSEKAAKQLRVQEALTVSATHDLRPSWVEVDSGKFAGIFKAVPDRSDLPADINEALIVELYSK from the coding sequence ATGGCTCGTTATATCGGTCCTACCTGTAAGCTCGCCCGCCGCGAAGGCGCCGACCTTTCCCTCAAGAGCCCGGCCCGTGCGCTGGACTCCAAGTGCAAGCTGGAGCAGAAGCCCGGCCAGCACGGCGCCACTGCCCGTAAGGGCAAGCTGTCCGACTACGCTACCCAGCTGCGCGAAAAGCAGAAGGTCAAGCGTATCTACGGTCTGCTGGAGCGTCAGTTCCGCAACTACTACAAGAAGGCCTCGACCAAGAAGGGCAACACCGGCGAGAACCTGCTGCAGTTGTTGGAAACCCGTCTGGACAACGTCGTCTATCGCATGGGCTTCGCTGTGACCCGTCCGGCTGCCCGTCAGCTGGTCTCGCACCGCGGCGTCACCGTGAACGGCAAGTCGGTCAACCTGGCTTCGTACCAGGTCAAGGCTGGCGACGCCGTCGCTCTGTCCGAGAAGGCTGCCAAGCAGCTGCGCGTTCAGGAAGCCCTGACCGTGTCTGCCACGCATGACCTGCGTCCGTCGTGGGTTGAAGTTGATTCCGGCAAGTTCGCCGGCATCTTCAAGGCCGTGCCGGATCGTTCGGACCTGCCTGCGGATATCAACGAAGCGCTGATCGTCGAGTTGTATTCGAAGTAA
- the rpmC gene encoding 50S ribosomal protein L29: protein MDIKQLREKSADDLKSHLIDLRKEQFSLRMQQVTGQLPKTHETRRVRREIARVKTLLGSTK, encoded by the coding sequence ATGGATATCAAACAACTTCGCGAAAAGTCGGCTGACGACCTGAAGAGCCACCTGATCGACCTGCGTAAGGAGCAGTTCTCGCTCCGTATGCAGCAGGTCACTGGCCAGCTGCCGAAGACCCACGAAACCCGCCGGGTTCGTCGCGAGATCGCTCGCGTCAAGACCCTGCTCGGCAGCACCAAGTAA
- the rpoA gene encoding DNA-directed RNA polymerase subunit alpha: protein MTVTANQVLRPRGPQIERLTDTRAKVVIEPLERGYGHTLGNALRRVLLSSIPGFAITEVEIDGVLHEYTTLEGLQEDVLEVLLNLKDVAIRMHTGDNATLSLSKQGPGVVTAADIKLDHNVEVLNNDHIICHLTKDTAINMRLKIERGFGYQPAAARRRPDEETRAIGRLVLDASFSPVRRVAYSVEAARVEQRTDLDKLVLDIETNGTIDAEEAVRTAADILSDQLSVFGDFTHRDRGAAKPANNGVDPVLLRPIDDLELTVRSANCLKAESIYYIGDLIQKTEVELLKTPNLGKKSLTEIKEVLAQRGLSLGMKLENWPPAGVAQHGMLG from the coding sequence ATGACGGTTACCGCCAACCAGGTTCTGCGTCCTCGCGGTCCGCAGATCGAACGCCTTACCGATACCCGCGCCAAGGTCGTCATCGAACCCTTGGAGCGTGGTTACGGGCATACGCTGGGCAACGCCCTGCGTCGCGTGCTGCTGTCGTCCATCCCGGGCTTCGCCATCACGGAAGTCGAAATCGATGGCGTACTGCACGAGTACACCACGCTCGAAGGCTTGCAGGAGGACGTGCTGGAAGTCCTGCTCAACCTGAAGGACGTGGCCATCCGCATGCATACCGGTGACAACGCTACGTTGTCGCTGTCCAAGCAGGGTCCGGGTGTCGTGACCGCTGCTGATATCAAGCTGGACCACAACGTCGAAGTCCTCAACAACGACCATATCATTTGCCACCTGACCAAGGACACGGCAATCAATATGCGTCTGAAGATCGAGCGTGGTTTCGGCTACCAGCCGGCGGCCGCGCGTCGTCGTCCGGATGAAGAAACCCGTGCCATCGGCCGTCTGGTCCTGGACGCCTCGTTCTCGCCGGTCCGTCGCGTCGCCTATTCGGTGGAAGCGGCCCGCGTTGAACAGCGTACCGATCTGGACAAGCTGGTGCTGGACATCGAAACCAACGGCACGATCGATGCCGAGGAAGCCGTGCGCACTGCCGCCGACATCCTCAGCGATCAGCTGTCGGTCTTCGGTGACTTCACCCACCGCGACCGCGGTGCGGCCAAGCCGGCCAACAACGGCGTGGATCCGGTGCTGCTGCGCCCGATCGACGACCTGGAACTGACCGTGCGTTCGGCCAACTGCCTCAAGGCAGAGAGCATCTATTACATCGGCGATCTGATCCAGAAGACCGAAGTGGAGCTGCTCAAGACCCCGAACCTCGGCAAGAAGTCGCTGACCGAGATCAAGGAAGTCCTCGCACAGCGCGGCCTTTCGCTCGGCATGAAGCTGGAGAACTGGCCGCCGGCCGGTGTCGCCCAGCACGGCATGCTCGGCTGA
- the rplE gene encoding 50S ribosomal protein L5: MNSRLEKFYKEEVVPALMKQFGYTNPMQVPKLVKVTLNMGVGEAATNKKILENAVADMAKVSGQKPIVTKSRVSVASFKIRDGWPIGCKTTLRREKMYEFMDRLINISLPRVRDFRGVSGRSFDGRGNFNMGVKEQIIFPEIDFDAVDAIRGMDIAITTTAKTDAEAKALLAAFKFPFRN, from the coding sequence ATGAATTCCCGTCTCGAAAAGTTTTACAAGGAAGAAGTGGTGCCGGCGCTGATGAAGCAGTTCGGCTACACCAATCCGATGCAGGTTCCGAAGCTGGTCAAGGTCACCCTGAACATGGGTGTCGGCGAAGCAGCCACGAACAAGAAGATCCTGGAAAATGCCGTCGCCGATATGGCCAAGGTCTCCGGTCAGAAGCCGATCGTGACCAAGTCCCGCGTCTCGGTGGCATCGTTCAAGATCCGCGATGGTTGGCCGATCGGCTGCAAGACCACGCTGCGTCGTGAAAAGATGTACGAGTTCATGGACCGTCTGATCAACATCTCGTTGCCGCGCGTGCGCGACTTCCGTGGTGTCTCGGGTCGTTCCTTCGACGGTCGCGGCAACTTCAACATGGGTGTGAAGGAACAGATCATCTTCCCGGAAATCGACTTCGACGCTGTCGACGCGATCCGTGGCATGGATATCGCCATCACCACCACCGCCAAGACCGATGCGGAAGCGAAGGCGCTGCTCGCAGCGTTCAAGTTCCCGTTCCGTAACTGA
- the rplX gene encoding 50S ribosomal protein L24: MANRIKKGDQVVVNTGKDKGKQGEVVRVDGDRVIVANVNIVKRHTKPNPQAGVAGGVVEREASIHISNVNVLNPASGKGERVGFKVLEDGRKLRVFRSSGEALDA; encoded by the coding sequence ATGGCTAACCGTATCAAGAAGGGCGACCAGGTCGTCGTCAACACCGGCAAGGACAAGGGCAAGCAGGGCGAAGTCGTCCGCGTCGACGGCGATCGTGTGATCGTCGCCAACGTGAACATCGTCAAGCGCCACACCAAGCCGAACCCGCAGGCAGGCGTTGCCGGCGGCGTGGTCGAGCGTGAAGCGTCGATCCATATCTCCAACGTGAATGTGCTGAACCCGGCTTCGGGCAAGGGCGAGCGCGTTGGCTTCAAGGTGCTGGAGGATGGACGCAAACTGCGTGTGTTCCGCTCCAGCGGTGAGGCGCTCGACGCCTGA
- the rpsS gene encoding 30S ribosomal protein S19 translates to MARSLKKGPFVDHHLIKKVEAAAGSKKPIKTWSRRSMILPEMVGVTIAVHNGKNHVPVLVNENMVGHKLGEFAITRTFKGHGGDKKSGK, encoded by the coding sequence ATGGCACGTTCACTCAAGAAGGGCCCGTTTGTCGATCACCACCTCATCAAGAAGGTGGAAGCCGCTGCGGGTAGCAAGAAGCCGATCAAGACCTGGTCGCGCCGTTCGATGATCCTGCCGGAAATGGTAGGCGTCACCATCGCCGTTCATAACGGTAAGAACCACGTTCCGGTGCTCGTCAACGAGAACATGGTCGGCCACAAGCTCGGCGAATTTGCCATCACCCGGACCTTCAAGGGTCACGGTGGTGACAAGAAGTCGGGCAAGTAA
- the rplP gene encoding 50S ribosomal protein L16, which produces MLQPKRTKYRKVHKGRNDGLSWSGNAVSFGEYGLKATAHGQLTARQIEAARRSISRYVKRGGKMWIRVFPDKPITKKPIEVRMGSGKGNVEYWVAQIQPGRMIYEIEGVAEDVAREAFRLAAAKLSVTTTFVTRTVL; this is translated from the coding sequence ATGTTGCAACCCAAGCGAACCAAATACCGCAAGGTACACAAGGGCCGTAACGATGGTCTGAGCTGGAGCGGCAACGCCGTCAGCTTCGGCGAGTACGGCCTGAAGGCAACCGCTCATGGTCAGCTGACCGCGCGTCAGATCGAAGCGGCCCGCCGCTCGATCAGCCGCTACGTCAAGCGCGGCGGCAAGATGTGGATCCGAGTGTTCCCCGACAAGCCGATCACCAAGAAGCCCATCGAAGTCCGAATGGGTTCTGGTAAGGGCAACGTGGAGTACTGGGTAGCCCAGATCCAGCCCGGCCGCATGATCTATGAAATCGAAGGCGTCGCAGAAGACGTGGCACGTGAGGCGTTCCGCCTGGCTGCCGCCAAGCTCTCCGTGACCACCACTTTCGTGACCCGGACGGTGCTCTGA
- the rpsM gene encoding 30S ribosomal protein S13 — translation MARIAGVNLPAQKHVWVGLQSIYGIGRTRSKKVCDAAGVTSTTKIRDLSEPEIERLRLEVGKYIVEGDLRREIGIAIKRLMDLGCYRGLRHRRGLPLRGQRTRTNARTRKGPRKAIRK, via the coding sequence ATGGCGCGTATTGCAGGCGTCAACCTGCCAGCCCAGAAGCACGTCTGGGTCGGGTTGCAAAGCATTTACGGCATCGGCCGTACCCGTTCGAAGAAGGTCTGCGACGCCGCAGGCGTGACCTCGACCACCAAGATCCGCGATCTGTCGGAGCCGGAAATCGAGCGTCTGCGTCTCGAAGTCGGCAAGTACATCGTGGAAGGCGATCTGCGCCGTGAAATCGGTATCGCGATCAAGCGCCTGATGGACCTGGGCTGCTACCGCGGTCTGCGTCACCGTCGCGGTCTGCCGCTTCGTGGCCAGCGCACCCGTACCAACGCCCGCACCCGCAAGGGCCCGCGCAAGGCGATCAGGAAGTAA
- the rpsE gene encoding 30S ribosomal protein S5 produces MAEERQQRGRDRDRREEKVDDGMIEKLVAVNRVSKTVKGGRQFTFTALTVVGDGAGKVGFGYGKAREVPVAIQKSMEQARKNLATVDLNNGTLWHPVKSGHGAARVFMMPASEGTGVIAGGAMRAVLEAVGVKNVLAKAVGSRNPINLVRATLKGLTEMQSPVRIAAKRGKKVEDLNHG; encoded by the coding sequence ATGGCAGAAGAACGTCAGCAGCGGGGTCGCGATCGCGATCGCCGCGAAGAGAAAGTCGACGACGGCATGATCGAAAAGCTGGTCGCGGTCAACCGCGTCAGCAAGACCGTCAAGGGCGGCCGCCAGTTCACCTTCACCGCACTGACCGTGGTCGGTGACGGCGCAGGCAAGGTCGGCTTCGGTTACGGCAAGGCGCGTGAAGTGCCGGTCGCGATCCAGAAGTCGATGGAACAGGCTCGCAAGAACCTGGCCACCGTCGATCTGAACAACGGCACCCTGTGGCACCCGGTGAAGTCCGGCCACGGCGCAGCCCGCGTGTTCATGATGCCGGCCTCCGAAGGTACCGGTGTGATTGCCGGTGGTGCCATGCGCGCCGTCCTGGAAGCCGTTGGCGTCAAGAACGTGCTGGCCAAGGCCGTCGGTTCGCGTAACCCGATCAACCTGGTTCGCGCCACGCTGAAGGGTCTGACCGAAATGCAGTCGCCGGTCCGCATCGCGGCCAAGCGCGGCAAGAAGGTGGAGGATCTCAACCATGGCTAA
- the rplF gene encoding 50S ribosomal protein L6, whose amino-acid sequence MSRVAKKPVNLPKGVELNIQPESVSVKGPKGTLSLAKVAGVEITVDNGVATLAANDASLVALTGTVRAILANMVHGVTEGFERKLELVGVGYRAAMQGKDLNLSLGFSHPVLFVAPEGITISTPTQTEVLVQGTDKQRVGEVAAKIRGFRPPEPYKGKGVKYAGEVIIRKEAKKA is encoded by the coding sequence ATGTCCCGCGTAGCCAAGAAGCCAGTCAACCTGCCCAAGGGCGTTGAACTGAACATCCAGCCGGAATCCGTCAGCGTGAAGGGCCCGAAGGGCACCCTGTCGCTTGCCAAGGTTGCTGGCGTTGAAATCACTGTCGACAACGGCGTTGCCACCCTGGCCGCCAACGATGCCTCGCTGGTCGCCCTCACCGGCACCGTGCGCGCCATCCTGGCCAACATGGTCCACGGCGTGACCGAAGGCTTCGAGCGCAAGCTCGAGCTGGTCGGCGTCGGTTACCGTGCCGCCATGCAGGGCAAGGACCTGAACCTGTCGCTCGGGTTCTCGCATCCGGTCCTGTTCGTGGCGCCGGAAGGCATCACCATTTCGACCCCGACCCAGACCGAAGTGCTGGTCCAGGGCACCGACAAGCAGCGCGTTGGCGAAGTTGCCGCCAAGATCCGTGGCTTCCGTCCGCCGGAGCCCTACAAGGGCAAGGGTGTGAAGTACGCCGGCGAAGTCATCATTCGTAAGGAAGCCAAGAAGGCGTAA
- the rplN gene encoding 50S ribosomal protein L14 — translation MIQMQSYLDAADNSGAKELMCIKVLGGSKRRYAHIGDIIKVTVKDAIPRGKVKKGEVYDAVVVRTRKGVRRADGSLIRFDGNAAVLLNNKQEPIGTRIFGPVTRELRSEKFMKIVSLAPEVL, via the coding sequence ATGATCCAGATGCAGAGCTACCTCGACGCCGCGGACAACTCCGGTGCCAAGGAACTGATGTGCATCAAGGTGCTGGGTGGTTCCAAGCGCCGTTATGCCCACATCGGCGACATCATCAAGGTCACCGTGAAGGACGCAATCCCGCGCGGCAAAGTCAAGAAGGGTGAAGTGTATGACGCCGTCGTGGTGCGTACCCGCAAGGGTGTGCGTCGCGCCGATGGCTCGCTGATCCGTTTCGACGGCAACGCCGCGGTCCTGCTCAACAACAAGCAAGAGCCGATCGGCACCCGCATCTTCGGACCGGTGACCCGTGAACTTCGTTCCGAGAAGTTCATGAAGATCGTCTCGCTCGCTCCCGAAGTTCTGTGA